A portion of the Sulfuricurvum kujiense DSM 16994 genome contains these proteins:
- a CDS encoding helix-turn-helix domain-containing protein, which translates to MDKHAFNAMLKSAGLSKKEFAEILGTTGGTISNWGNEGREIPYWVESWLSLYIENMQCKKLKEAIKNSGVCKEL; encoded by the coding sequence ATGGACAAACACGCATTTAATGCTATGCTCAAATCTGCCGGGCTCAGTAAAAAAGAGTTTGCCGAAATTTTAGGGACTACCGGCGGTACGATTTCAAACTGGGGGAATGAGGGAAGAGAGATCCCTTATTGGGTTGAGTCGTGGTTGAGTCTCTATATTGAGAACATGCAGTGTAAAAAGCTCAAAGAAGCCATCAAAAATAGTGGTGTGTGTAAAGAACTGTAG
- a CDS encoding UvrD-helicase domain-containing protein, producing MNKFDIFNHVAISAGAGSGKTYTLSRRYINILVGFNLFYEGESSRPMLEALSPARPNEIVTITYTEAGALEMKSRIFSLIQNTLRYIEGKLDLKHDDYDSIHKALNPLDQPWIEHVQSMLEHSLRYLSSATISTIHSYCLDLIEQFGDYLKLDSKPQIIGDDEKILAYTDAYRAVLSDEPEIIKEINQTISLYKLSQIAQKYSFNAQFREAFNNYALLCDDKEFSLREIWMASHLSTYREHFEKGFSALGALATQDPSKSDYCDAILANAKTLLQGHGEWFEYPGQFRKNKNIEEDTFESVKGLRDALKELKWTMIDPDAERYYVSTLKYVHALFVKVYERFRLALREKGYTDFETILEQANMLLEKDIALSTRYFMVDEFQDTNSYQWGIVTKAAAKNNANIFIVGDEKQSIFAFQGADVSVFAKASRSIGIEKPLSMEVNRRSDRSIIDLVNDVFAPAMAKKESIALEPINCIGEFRADDCIALFNTYTAQPRIFNDFEARYEPLLTPDTKGEGTIAILATPVDHTIAECEDECNESLQELRHIASFIHEVTQGKHPQYSDVAQAYSEGKKAIAVLFDSRKHMLPLKQCLLELGLRAKVSDSGNFFETKEVNDIFIVLKLLSIMDNLDWENLRGKEKYVISGALRSNILRCSADEIEYCLRVKRLPEILFRWKALSFYTPLHKLVQNIVEERALLHLYRHIDGYEQRAANIEQLIDMAHEYSTRMGSNLKGFSDELEAFIHNENVIEEEAFVIEEGVGSIEIVTMHGSKGLEWPMVIIGAMNRSFLGMSKQETLVYDRFENKELIGFKIGEYEPLVYKFIKERINQKHLAERKRLFYVAMTRPEHHLVLSTAINNYEKGPRLCYNCGSNNYFTLVNNVLGIDYEELYERHIDQIKNISIYYPGEWSGNDATNAEIEVIPPKIVEPQQFSRFSFICPSGTVNPLSFLEEREFDAGTAGSVVHKILENHWHELENDNIYERYFNEYNVPEEFKNNIIRMSKVFMKSRHFTKLKNGAEAYFEHDFVMHQDGNQIRGSIDLFYYDDEANGWVIVDFKTTALNEKSPEDVIIENGYDKQLEFYGTYLESVIGDEIIISKEICWLS from the coding sequence ATGAATAAATTTGATATTTTTAACCATGTCGCCATCAGTGCCGGAGCGGGTTCAGGTAAAACCTATACCCTTTCACGCCGTTACATCAATATTCTGGTGGGATTCAACCTGTTTTATGAAGGGGAATCGTCTCGGCCTATGCTTGAAGCGTTAAGTCCCGCCCGTCCAAATGAGATCGTCACCATCACCTATACCGAAGCGGGTGCGCTGGAGATGAAGAGCCGTATTTTCTCTCTGATCCAAAACACCCTCCGGTATATTGAGGGCAAACTCGATCTCAAACATGATGATTACGATTCGATTCATAAAGCGCTCAACCCTTTGGATCAACCATGGATAGAACATGTCCAATCGATGCTGGAGCATTCACTGCGATATCTATCATCAGCCACCATTAGTACGATTCATTCTTATTGTCTTGATTTGATCGAACAATTCGGTGACTATCTCAAACTCGATTCCAAGCCCCAGATCATCGGTGATGATGAAAAGATTTTAGCGTACACCGATGCGTATCGAGCTGTTCTAAGCGATGAACCCGAAATTATCAAAGAGATCAATCAGACGATTTCACTCTACAAACTCTCCCAAATCGCCCAAAAATACAGTTTTAACGCACAGTTTCGCGAAGCATTCAACAATTACGCCCTCCTTTGTGATGATAAAGAGTTTTCACTCCGTGAGATTTGGATGGCATCTCACCTGAGTACGTATCGGGAACATTTTGAAAAAGGTTTTTCTGCACTCGGTGCTCTTGCAACCCAAGACCCATCCAAGAGCGATTATTGCGACGCAATTTTGGCGAATGCTAAAACACTCTTGCAAGGTCATGGAGAGTGGTTTGAGTATCCGGGACAATTTCGAAAAAATAAAAATATCGAAGAAGATACCTTTGAATCGGTAAAAGGGTTGCGAGATGCACTCAAAGAACTCAAATGGACTATGATCGATCCCGATGCGGAGCGCTATTACGTGAGCACACTAAAATACGTTCACGCTCTGTTTGTGAAAGTGTACGAGCGATTCCGCTTGGCTTTGAGAGAAAAGGGGTATACCGATTTTGAAACTATATTGGAGCAAGCCAATATGCTTTTGGAAAAAGATATTGCCCTTTCTACCCGCTACTTTATGGTCGATGAATTTCAAGATACCAATAGCTACCAATGGGGGATTGTTACCAAAGCCGCTGCTAAAAACAATGCGAATATCTTTATTGTCGGTGATGAAAAACAATCTATCTTTGCGTTCCAAGGTGCCGATGTTTCGGTTTTTGCAAAGGCTAGCCGATCGATAGGAATTGAAAAACCGCTCTCGATGGAGGTCAACCGACGAAGTGATCGCTCTATTATTGATTTAGTCAATGATGTATTCGCTCCGGCGATGGCGAAAAAAGAGTCTATTGCGTTGGAGCCGATAAATTGTATCGGCGAATTTCGCGCCGATGATTGTATCGCTTTGTTTAACACCTATACCGCTCAACCACGGATCTTTAATGACTTTGAAGCACGGTACGAACCGCTCTTAACACCTGATACGAAAGGGGAGGGGACAATCGCGATTCTCGCCACACCGGTCGATCATACAATAGCAGAGTGTGAAGACGAGTGCAATGAATCTCTACAAGAACTCCGTCATATCGCCTCATTTATTCACGAAGTCACCCAAGGCAAACATCCTCAGTATAGTGATGTGGCCCAAGCGTACAGCGAAGGCAAAAAGGCGATTGCAGTGTTGTTCGATTCGCGCAAACACATGCTCCCTCTCAAACAATGTCTCTTGGAACTGGGGCTGCGCGCCAAAGTAAGCGACAGCGGCAACTTTTTTGAGACCAAAGAGGTCAACGATATTTTTATTGTTCTAAAACTTCTCTCTATCATGGATAATCTAGATTGGGAGAATCTTCGCGGAAAAGAGAAATATGTTATTAGCGGAGCATTACGATCGAACATTTTACGATGCAGTGCCGATGAGATCGAATACTGCTTGAGAGTGAAACGCTTACCTGAAATTCTATTCCGCTGGAAAGCTTTGTCGTTTTATACGCCGTTGCATAAACTGGTGCAAAACATTGTCGAAGAGAGAGCATTATTGCACCTCTATCGTCATATTGATGGATATGAGCAACGTGCAGCTAATATTGAACAATTGATTGACATGGCACACGAATACTCGACTCGTATGGGATCGAATCTCAAAGGATTCAGCGATGAGCTCGAAGCATTTATCCACAACGAGAACGTCATCGAAGAAGAGGCATTCGTGATCGAAGAGGGGGTTGGGTCTATCGAGATAGTGACTATGCACGGCTCAAAGGGACTGGAATGGCCTATGGTCATCATCGGTGCGATGAATCGATCCTTTTTAGGGATGTCGAAGCAAGAGACACTCGTCTATGATCGGTTTGAAAACAAAGAGTTGATTGGTTTTAAAATCGGCGAATATGAACCTCTTGTCTATAAGTTCATCAAAGAGCGGATAAACCAAAAGCATCTTGCCGAACGCAAACGTCTCTTTTACGTTGCGATGACACGACCAGAGCATCACCTCGTCCTCTCAACAGCTATCAATAATTACGAAAAGGGACCACGCCTTTGCTACAACTGCGGCAGTAACAATTATTTCACTCTCGTCAATAATGTGTTGGGTATCGATTATGAAGAGCTGTATGAGCGCCATATCGATCAAATAAAAAATATCTCGATCTATTATCCCGGAGAGTGGAGCGGTAATGACGCGACCAATGCAGAGATTGAAGTCATCCCGCCAAAAATAGTTGAACCGCAACAGTTTTCACGGTTCTCATTTATCTGTCCAAGCGGAACAGTCAATCCGTTGAGTTTCTTAGAAGAGAGAGAGTTTGATGCCGGAACCGCTGGCAGTGTTGTCCATAAAATACTTGAAAATCACTGGCATGAACTCGAAAACGATAACATATATGAGCGGTATTTTAATGAATACAATGTTCCTGAAGAATTTAAAAACAATATCATCCGTATGTCTAAAGTATTTATGAAAAGTCGTCATTTTACTAAACTCAAAAACGGTGCTGAGGCGTATTTTGAGCACGACTTTGTTATGCATCAAGATGGAAACCAAATTCGTGGTAGTATCGATTTGTTTTATTACGATGATGAAGCCAACGGATGGGTGATCGTAGATTTTAAAACCACGGCATTGAATGAAAAATCTCCTGAAGATGTCATAATTGAAAATGGCTATGACAAGCAGCTTGAGTTTTATGGAACCTATTTAGAGAGTGTCATAGGAGATGAAATTATTATCTCTAAAGAGATTTGTTGGTTATCATGA
- a CDS encoding PD-(D/E)XK nuclease family protein, with protein sequence MKFNQTLFIARSTESVDIYLSNHTGAIKAITLGALLSSEFFSSSVAMDAMIGKMLLQRVVESLKLDHFDYLSTAESAIGELYAHILACKRNKISLESFDYPPQKLFELSIILDAYKTLKQSMGLKDNADVLIEAIEALKDTDYFNTYSKVVIDTFEENGVRFYGNTLEKEALDIIRALPHAQSVETDHHSVNPIATYTPQQSRFDEAIFAIKAVRASMMKDVKDTDIAIVTGNLGSYRRVLESYAPQYGMKLRFSSGTPMLQCPLFQTYLLYKNFEEFNEFYAQKVQEDLTSGILTYEGIEEVKQQFLQIKKLHLRATKLRENTQKLFDTKIDFKEMILSLAEETYIPPLKEDYGIWVAEPNQMTQHVFKHIIFIGTDLSVFPPKSKGNFLSTPDQREHYLGVDNSYLLSQYYFDQLRRNCESLHISTALQEGKKKLFISPIITDLPVIRLEGYEMESENEYLLHHRRFHQDERFEEYVSSMHANETGHYDGLLSEHRFESGVLSASSLNEYAKCPLRYLLTYQYGAEPLMIERDDDALEASDIGTIFHSIAEVFSKEVKAGSIDLGDEATIPIKERLQAIATDVHQSYIQKHIVDEGKTPNIFHEIVLDDLLKGLFEEHHERGLLIRFLDYVYTNGKLEHFEKSEQRFLLDDDFMITADKDKAIVKGFIDRIDLDKENKILTVIDYKTGKYSKDKENRLIEEMGSFKQFQLPLYLLYASQAYADHTIDSYLLAMRDGKGTKGYAHMSTDEANGLLFNEAYAQGLKLRIREIKAGIEEGDFRMSPSDTNCEYCPHERICHKDILPHKGIIDDGGDNE encoded by the coding sequence ATGAAATTCAATCAAACTCTCTTTATCGCCCGTTCAACCGAATCAGTGGATATATATCTATCCAATCACACCGGAGCCATCAAAGCCATTACCCTCGGTGCGCTCCTCTCCTCTGAATTCTTTTCATCATCGGTTGCGATGGATGCTATGATCGGAAAAATGCTACTACAACGTGTGGTTGAGAGCTTGAAACTGGACCATTTCGATTATCTATCCACGGCTGAATCAGCAATCGGCGAACTCTATGCGCATATACTAGCGTGTAAGCGTAATAAAATCAGTCTTGAGAGCTTCGACTATCCGCCTCAAAAGCTTTTTGAACTCTCCATTATTTTGGATGCCTACAAAACTTTGAAACAATCGATGGGGTTAAAAGATAACGCCGATGTTCTGATAGAAGCGATCGAAGCACTCAAAGATACCGATTATTTTAACACCTACTCGAAAGTCGTTATCGACACTTTTGAGGAAAATGGTGTTCGCTTTTACGGTAATACTTTAGAAAAAGAGGCACTGGATATCATTCGCGCCCTACCTCATGCTCAGAGCGTTGAAACTGATCATCATAGTGTAAACCCTATAGCTACCTACACACCACAGCAATCTCGTTTTGATGAGGCGATTTTTGCGATCAAAGCAGTAAGAGCGTCGATGATGAAGGATGTCAAAGATACCGATATTGCTATCGTAACCGGAAACCTTGGCAGCTATCGCCGTGTATTGGAAAGCTATGCCCCACAATACGGGATGAAACTGCGATTTAGCTCTGGGACACCGATGTTGCAATGTCCGTTATTCCAAACCTATCTTTTGTATAAAAATTTTGAAGAGTTTAATGAGTTTTATGCCCAAAAAGTCCAAGAGGATCTAACATCAGGGATACTCACCTATGAGGGGATCGAAGAGGTAAAACAACAGTTTTTACAAATCAAGAAACTCCATCTTCGGGCCACAAAACTGCGAGAAAATACGCAAAAGCTTTTTGATACAAAAATTGACTTCAAAGAGATGATCCTCTCTTTGGCTGAAGAGACCTATATACCCCCTCTTAAAGAAGATTACGGGATATGGGTAGCCGAACCCAACCAGATGACACAGCATGTTTTCAAACACATCATTTTTATCGGAACCGATCTCTCCGTATTTCCTCCTAAATCAAAAGGGAACTTTCTCTCCACACCCGATCAGCGTGAACACTATTTAGGAGTCGATAATTCGTATCTATTGAGCCAGTACTATTTTGATCAGCTTCGACGTAATTGTGAGTCGTTGCACATCTCGACTGCATTGCAAGAGGGGAAAAAGAAGCTCTTTATTTCACCGATCATCACCGATCTCCCTGTCATTCGACTTGAGGGGTATGAGATGGAATCAGAGAATGAATATCTACTCCATCACCGCCGATTCCACCAAGATGAGCGTTTTGAAGAATATGTTTCTTCAATGCATGCAAATGAAACTGGACATTATGACGGCTTATTGAGCGAACATCGTTTTGAGAGCGGAGTCCTATCCGCATCTAGCCTCAATGAATATGCCAAATGTCCGCTGCGTTATCTTTTGACCTATCAATACGGTGCTGAACCTCTCATGATCGAACGCGATGATGACGCACTTGAAGCGAGCGATATCGGGACGATTTTCCACTCCATCGCCGAAGTGTTTTCTAAAGAGGTAAAAGCTGGAAGTATTGATTTGGGTGATGAGGCAACGATACCGATCAAAGAGCGTCTCCAAGCCATTGCCACAGATGTCCATCAATCCTATATCCAAAAACATATTGTGGATGAGGGGAAAACACCGAACATTTTTCATGAGATCGTTTTGGATGATTTGCTCAAAGGGCTATTTGAAGAGCATCACGAACGCGGTCTACTTATTCGGTTTTTAGACTACGTCTATACCAACGGAAAACTGGAACATTTTGAAAAGAGCGAACAGCGCTTCTTGCTCGATGATGATTTTATGATTACCGCTGATAAAGACAAAGCGATAGTCAAAGGGTTTATCGACCGCATCGATTTGGATAAAGAGAACAAAATACTCACCGTTATCGATTATAAAACGGGGAAATACTCCAAGGACAAGGAAAACCGTCTGATTGAAGAGATGGGGTCGTTCAAACAGTTCCAACTGCCTCTCTATCTTCTCTATGCGTCACAGGCATATGCAGATCATACGATTGACTCATATCTTCTTGCAATGCGCGATGGCAAGGGGACAAAGGGATACGCGCACATGAGCACGGATGAAGCCAATGGATTGTTGTTCAATGAAGCGTATGCGCAAGGGCTCAAACTTCGGATTCGAGAGATCAAAGCAGGGATAGAAGAGGGGGATTTTAGGATGAGTCCATCAGATACCAACTGCGAGTATTGTCCGCATGAGCGAATTTGCCACAAAGACATATTGCCTCACAAGGGGATAATCGATGATGGAGGCGATAATGAATAA
- a CDS encoding 5-methylcytosine restriction system component-like protein, producing the protein MQVKAKEHEIINQSINPSKIAVYNQEFLKNSAKYLGIHQELNEMLEPVMKSHYFIGCRWLEEELYIHVSPKEYNGEFASYLSMFIECLDDPIVSQKLNDTYEIFFNEKWIDIKSSEDYLTPFLILHFLQIVKKITLKGLKKGYVTITENMTSKVKGKILINQTIKTNHFKNRLDKTVCKHQVFTVNCIENQIIKTALIRCMKYLSSISNNEEILRTYKQNTNAFELVEVCDVLESDFSSIKHSPFYKDYKQALELAKMIFKRFGFVHTHNDIGKSVKIPPFFINMPELFERFVEVKLRKVYGNLLIPGYDQSNGKAYSSWNLRPDFIVEGKGLIIDAKYKYWFENNDKTDRFKDDYQQLSLYGRLPEIKKLIGVKRDEEAKLIFIYPEITNETELTEKAFTCEYSNSVFSNIIKIPIGIKVR; encoded by the coding sequence ATGCAGGTTAAAGCCAAAGAACATGAAATCATTAATCAAAGTATCAACCCTTCAAAAATAGCTGTATATAATCAGGAATTTTTGAAAAATAGTGCAAAGTATTTAGGAATTCATCAAGAGTTAAATGAAATGTTAGAACCTGTCATGAAGTCTCACTATTTCATAGGGTGTAGATGGCTTGAGGAGGAATTGTATATTCATGTGAGTCCGAAAGAATATAATGGAGAATTTGCATCTTATCTCTCTATGTTCATTGAATGTCTTGATGACCCGATTGTGTCACAAAAACTGAATGATACCTATGAAATATTTTTTAATGAAAAATGGATAGATATTAAATCTTCAGAAGATTATTTAACTCCTTTTTTAATATTGCATTTTTTACAAATTGTTAAAAAGATTACTCTAAAAGGATTAAAAAAAGGGTATGTAACAATCACAGAAAATATGACTTCGAAAGTCAAAGGAAAGATATTAATTAACCAAACTATCAAAACTAATCATTTCAAAAACAGATTGGATAAAACTGTTTGTAAACATCAGGTTTTTACAGTTAACTGTATCGAAAACCAAATTATAAAAACAGCACTAATTAGATGCATGAAATATCTTTCTAGTATCTCTAATAATGAAGAAATTTTACGAACTTACAAACAAAATACAAATGCTTTTGAGCTGGTTGAAGTCTGTGATGTCCTGGAATCTGATTTTTCTTCGATTAAACATTCTCCCTTTTATAAAGACTATAAACAAGCATTGGAACTTGCCAAAATGATCTTCAAAAGATTTGGTTTTGTACATACACATAATGATATTGGCAAGAGTGTAAAAATTCCTCCATTTTTCATCAATATGCCTGAGTTATTTGAGCGTTTTGTTGAAGTTAAACTAAGAAAAGTGTATGGTAACTTATTGATACCTGGGTATGATCAATCAAATGGAAAAGCTTATTCTTCATGGAATCTTCGTCCTGATTTTATTGTTGAAGGGAAAGGATTAATAATTGATGCAAAATATAAATACTGGTTTGAAAATAATGACAAAACTGATAGATTTAAAGATGATTATCAACAATTGTCACTTTATGGACGTTTACCAGAAATTAAAAAATTAATTGGTGTAAAGCGTGATGAGGAAGCCAAGCTGATATTTATTTACCCAGAAATAACAAATGAAACTGAGTTAACTGAAAAGGCATTTACGTGTGAATATAGCAATTCGGTATTTAGCAACATCATAAAAATCCCCATTGGTATAAAAGTCAGATAG
- a CDS encoding McrB family protein, whose amino-acid sequence MKILIANIAWINNGWTGLDNQTTSGHKHVKDGGIAHESLNFLFDGAWNDHEHVYGFFQSTNPPQIEGDKNIIIFYSNKKIVGVYNRVEYGNFRPVNKPHEIDQFNLRADRSTSFKLDNFIEFNEEKHLPDDKKRIGQIGFTYIGNEQLVQILDEMLEKNFTSFYEIEQIKKDIGIQRKFSESWDDFIKTIDFEKINLIKKQVKDENLEEGLRVFSFLSDFRDKLPTYIKSLSTFSRGKNSHPTQPQWSNENGFRVGFYYGDKNYMPATQLNITIGARWGGGIFIKDNKNLIFGNIKIHEYLKNTFPELNFNEQEKHIGAIWFKNNIHELPSEKDVLIAVKKLSVIFEIMKKGEYMDKLTRLLLNQYQIILQGPPGTGKTRLAKMLANFMIDGSMNSEIDGSIKDRVKLIQFHPSYSYEDFVRGIVAKSNGTQIEYKVENKVLALMAKAAYESYKDSKENAKPFVLIIDEINRANLSTVLGELIYALEYRGEPVESMYSEENDGNTIILPPNLYIIGTMNTADRSIGHIDYAIRRRFSFINVLPDESVVHEQSKFRDVLKIFDDHLSPEFKKENVMLGHSYFIADNESTLETKLQYQVLPLLKEYLSDGILLESAREIIQGLEKD is encoded by the coding sequence ATGAAAATTTTAATTGCTAATATCGCATGGATTAATAATGGATGGACAGGATTAGATAATCAGACAACATCTGGTCATAAACATGTAAAAGATGGTGGCATAGCACATGAAAGTTTGAATTTTCTTTTTGATGGCGCTTGGAACGACCATGAGCATGTATATGGATTTTTTCAAAGTACAAATCCTCCGCAAATTGAAGGTGATAAGAATATTATCATATTTTATTCGAACAAAAAAATCGTTGGTGTATATAATAGAGTTGAATATGGAAATTTTAGACCAGTCAACAAACCTCATGAAATTGATCAATTTAATTTAAGAGCAGATCGAAGTACTAGTTTTAAGTTAGATAACTTTATTGAATTCAACGAAGAAAAACACTTACCTGATGATAAAAAAAGAATTGGGCAAATTGGTTTCACTTATATAGGTAATGAACAGCTTGTACAAATTCTTGATGAAATGTTGGAAAAAAATTTTACATCTTTTTATGAAATTGAGCAGATTAAAAAGGATATTGGCATACAAAGAAAATTTAGTGAATCATGGGACGATTTTATAAAAACTATTGATTTTGAAAAAATTAACTTAATAAAAAAACAAGTAAAAGATGAAAATTTGGAAGAGGGGTTGAGAGTTTTTTCATTTTTATCTGATTTTCGGGATAAATTACCAACTTATATCAAATCACTCTCAACATTTTCTAGAGGAAAAAATAGCCATCCAACTCAACCACAATGGTCAAACGAGAATGGTTTCAGAGTTGGATTTTATTATGGTGATAAAAATTATATGCCAGCTACTCAGTTAAATATTACTATAGGAGCTAGATGGGGAGGCGGTATTTTTATTAAAGATAACAAAAACTTAATTTTTGGCAATATTAAAATTCACGAATATTTAAAAAATACTTTTCCGGAATTGAACTTTAATGAACAAGAAAAACATATTGGTGCTATTTGGTTCAAAAATAATATTCATGAATTACCATCAGAAAAAGATGTTTTAATAGCGGTCAAAAAATTAAGTGTAATTTTTGAAATAATGAAAAAAGGCGAATACATGGACAAATTAACTAGACTTTTATTAAATCAGTATCAAATAATTTTACAAGGCCCTCCTGGAACAGGTAAAACAAGACTTGCTAAAATGTTGGCTAATTTCATGATTGATGGCTCAATGAATAGTGAAATTGATGGCTCAATAAAAGATAGAGTAAAACTAATCCAGTTTCACCCTTCGTACAGTTACGAAGATTTTGTGCGTGGTATTGTTGCTAAATCTAATGGCACCCAAATTGAGTACAAAGTTGAAAATAAAGTACTTGCATTGATGGCAAAGGCTGCCTATGAATCTTATAAAGATTCTAAAGAAAATGCCAAACCATTTGTTCTTATCATTGATGAAATCAATCGCGCCAATTTGTCAACTGTCCTAGGGGAATTGATTTATGCACTTGAATACAGAGGAGAGCCTGTTGAAAGTATGTATAGCGAGGAAAATGATGGCAATACGATTATATTACCTCCAAATTTATATATTATTGGAACGATGAATACAGCTGATAGAAGTATTGGACATATAGACTATGCAATACGGCGACGATTCTCATTTATAAATGTATTACCAGATGAATCAGTTGTACATGAGCAGTCTAAATTTAGAGATGTACTAAAAATATTTGATGACCATTTATCTCCTGAATTTAAAAAAGAAAATGTCATGCTGGGACATTCTTATTTTATAGCTGACAATGAAAGCACTTTGGAAACTAAACTACAATATCAAGTTTTACCGCTACTAAAAGAGTATTTGTCTGATGGAATTTTATTGGAATCAGCGAGAGAGATTATTCAAGGTTTGGAAAAAGATTGA
- a CDS encoding 5'-nucleotidase, whose product MGYNLQNKLVVAVSSRALFDLEAENKVFEEKGLDHYYEYQLENEHKPLSKGTGYRLVENLLKINSFFPSDEKQVEVIVLSKNNAATSLRITNAIKECNLDISRSGWTSGNDISNYLKAFKVDLFLSANDADVINAIKSGVAAAKILPSHESVHNSLGDQVRIAFDGDAVLFSEESELVYKEHGLEAFIEHEKNNMHNPMEQGPFAKFLFTISNIQSKFKDQESPIRTALVTARGAPTHERVIKTLNAWGVRIDEAFFLGGTDKYEVLEAFGADIFFDDQDVHLDLSSSVVPSAKVIHESIEAYGRNH is encoded by the coding sequence ATGGGCTATAATCTACAAAACAAACTCGTTGTTGCGGTTTCTTCCCGTGCTCTCTTTGACCTCGAAGCTGAAAACAAAGTCTTTGAAGAAAAAGGGTTGGATCACTATTACGAGTATCAGCTTGAAAACGAGCATAAACCGTTATCCAAGGGGACGGGATACCGTCTGGTCGAAAATCTCTTGAAAATCAACTCTTTTTTCCCAAGTGATGAAAAACAGGTCGAAGTGATTGTCCTCTCCAAAAACAATGCCGCTACGAGCCTGCGAATCACGAATGCGATCAAAGAGTGCAATCTCGATATCAGCCGATCAGGCTGGACGAGCGGCAATGATATCTCCAACTATCTCAAAGCGTTCAAAGTCGATCTTTTTCTCTCGGCAAACGATGCTGATGTGATCAATGCCATCAAAAGCGGTGTCGCAGCAGCGAAGATCCTCCCTTCACATGAGAGTGTTCATAATTCTCTCGGAGATCAAGTACGCATCGCGTTTGATGGGGATGCAGTGCTGTTTTCCGAAGAGTCGGAACTAGTCTATAAAGAACACGGGCTTGAAGCTTTTATCGAGCATGAGAAAAATAATATGCACAACCCAATGGAACAAGGTCCATTTGCCAAATTTCTCTTCACTATCTCAAACATCCAGTCCAAATTCAAAGACCAAGAATCCCCCATCCGAACTGCTCTCGTCACCGCCAGAGGGGCACCGACACACGAACGTGTCATTAAAACGCTCAATGCGTGGGGAGTCCGGATCGATGAAGCGTTCTTTTTGGGCGGAACAGACAAATACGAAGTGCTCGAAGCGTTTGGTGCCGATATCTTTTTCGATGATCAGGATGTCCATTTGGATCTCTCATCATCTGTGGTGCCGAGTGCGAAGGTGATACATGAAAGTATTGAAGCGTATGGGAGGAATCATTGA
- a CDS encoding 3'-5' exonuclease produces MRHTIILDTETTGAGEVDRICQLSYLVCDEKGEILELHNDLCTPPLPISFEAMAIHHITPEMLTGAPKCIETSAFNRLAELNTPDNLMVIQNAEFDLGMLAKEGMGLEMKLVDTFRVLRAWHPLDTPHGLQFKRYQWGLYHKEQPLIDKLGIEIKAHDALGDVIVLKHLYEKLLESHNAEGMIELCSKPIILDYVPFGKHKGKRFEEVALEARNDLKYMLENFDLDSDLRATLLHHMKATKGSAVITIGFGKYRGKTPAEVVQSDPGYLTWLLNNAERLDDETREAINNVLNA; encoded by the coding sequence ATGCGTCATACCATTATCCTCGATACCGAAACCACTGGGGCAGGGGAGGTCGATCGTATCTGTCAGCTCAGCTATCTAGTATGCGATGAGAAGGGTGAGATATTAGAGCTTCACAATGATCTTTGTACCCCTCCGCTTCCGATTAGTTTTGAAGCTATGGCAATCCATCACATTACTCCCGAGATGCTGACCGGTGCGCCTAAATGTATTGAAACATCCGCTTTCAACCGTCTCGCAGAGCTTAATACGCCTGATAATCTGATGGTGATACAAAACGCCGAATTTGACCTTGGAATGCTTGCCAAAGAGGGGATGGGACTCGAGATGAAACTTGTCGATACCTTCCGGGTATTGCGTGCATGGCATCCGCTCGACACACCGCACGGGCTACAGTTCAAACGGTATCAATGGGGGCTTTATCACAAAGAGCAACCCCTCATCGATAAACTGGGAATCGAGATCAAAGCTCATGATGCACTAGGGGATGTAATCGTTCTTAAGCACCTATATGAGAAACTTCTCGAATCTCACAACGCTGAGGGCATGATCGAATTGTGTTCCAAACCGATCATTCTCGACTACGTTCCGTTTGGCAAACACAAAGGGAAGCGATTTGAAGAGGTTGCACTCGAAGCACGAAATGACCTCAAATACATGCTAGAGAACTTCGATTTAGACAGTGATTTACGTGCAACGCTGCTTCACCATATGAAAGCTACTAAAGGGTCGGCCGTCATTACGATCGGATTTGGAAAATACCGTGGTAAAACCCCTGCAGAAGTAGTGCAAAGCGATCCAGGCTATTTGACATGGCTGCTCAACAACGCTGAACGTCTCGACGATGAGACCCGCGAAGCTATTAACAACGTATTGAATGCGTAA